One genomic segment of Clostridium estertheticum subsp. estertheticum includes these proteins:
- a CDS encoding CoB--CoM heterodisulfide reductase iron-sulfur subunit A family protein produces the protein MQKIGVFVCWCGSNIAATVDIDKVIEEAQKMPGVVYAKDYQYMCSEVGQNLIKNAIKDQKLDRVVVASCSPRMHEATFRKAAKAAGLNPYLLEVANIREHCSWIHKDKEIGTPKAIALVRAAVAKATLNSELTPGQIDVTKRALVIGGGIAGIQTALDIAEAGYQVDIIEKSPSIGGKMSQLDKTFPTLDCSACILTPKMVDAASHENITLYTYSEIEAVKGYVGNFEATINQKARSINMDKCTGCGVCTEKCPSKKAKSEFNEGLRNRGAIYMPFAQAVPNVPVIDREHCIKFKTGKCGICEKVCTAGAVDFAQVDTKITKQYGAIVVSTGYDLISLDKFGEYQYGQHPDVITSLEFERLTNAAGPTAGHLLCPSDQRVPKKVVFIQCVGSRDKTLRGKPYCSKICCMYTAKHAMLLKDHYPDMEAYVFYIDVRTPGKNFEEFQRRAVEEYGVHYIKGMVGKVFPNGENLQVNAIDASTGETVQIDADIVVLAAATKAKDDVTTIKRILGISTDTNNFFTEAHPKLRPVETHSAGIFLAGACQGPKDIPETVAQASAAAAKVIGVLSKDKLVNNPCVSEVDESICSGCLACTKICPYDAISSKTIEVKENGNIINKIVASVNEALCQGCGGCTVACRPGAIDLKGFTNKQILAEVDAICR, from the coding sequence TTGCAGAAAATTGGAGTTTTTGTTTGTTGGTGTGGAAGTAATATAGCAGCTACCGTAGACATTGATAAAGTCATAGAAGAAGCACAAAAAATGCCTGGAGTTGTATATGCTAAAGACTATCAATATATGTGTTCCGAAGTAGGTCAGAATTTGATCAAGAATGCGATAAAAGATCAAAAATTAGATAGAGTTGTGGTAGCATCATGTTCACCTAGAATGCATGAGGCAACATTTAGAAAAGCGGCTAAGGCAGCAGGTTTAAACCCATATTTATTAGAAGTTGCTAATATTCGAGAACATTGTTCTTGGATTCATAAGGATAAAGAGATTGGAACGCCTAAAGCCATAGCTCTTGTTAGGGCTGCAGTGGCTAAAGCTACATTAAATAGTGAACTTACACCAGGTCAAATAGATGTAACGAAAAGGGCACTTGTTATTGGTGGAGGAATAGCAGGAATTCAAACGGCTCTTGATATTGCTGAGGCTGGTTATCAAGTTGATATCATTGAGAAGTCACCAAGTATTGGTGGTAAGATGTCTCAACTTGATAAAACTTTCCCAACACTCGATTGTTCTGCCTGTATTTTGACACCCAAAATGGTAGATGCCGCATCTCATGAAAATATAACATTATATACATACAGCGAGATTGAGGCGGTTAAAGGATATGTGGGAAACTTTGAAGCAACCATTAACCAAAAGGCACGAAGTATAAATATGGATAAGTGTACTGGTTGTGGTGTCTGTACTGAAAAATGTCCTTCGAAAAAAGCTAAAAGTGAGTTTAATGAAGGATTAAGAAATAGAGGGGCCATTTATATGCCTTTCGCTCAGGCGGTTCCAAACGTACCTGTTATAGATAGAGAACATTGTATCAAGTTTAAAACAGGAAAATGTGGAATTTGCGAAAAAGTATGTACAGCGGGCGCTGTTGATTTTGCTCAGGTTGATACTAAAATAACAAAACAATATGGTGCTATAGTGGTATCCACAGGTTATGATCTTATAAGTTTAGATAAATTTGGAGAATACCAGTATGGTCAACATCCGGATGTAATTACATCTCTTGAATTTGAGAGATTAACAAATGCTGCAGGTCCAACAGCGGGTCATCTATTATGTCCATCTGACCAAAGAGTGCCTAAGAAAGTAGTGTTTATACAATGTGTTGGATCAAGGGACAAGACCTTAAGGGGTAAACCTTATTGTTCAAAAATTTGTTGTATGTACACAGCAAAACATGCAATGTTACTTAAGGATCATTATCCTGATATGGAAGCCTATGTTTTTTATATTGATGTTCGTACACCGGGAAAAAACTTTGAAGAGTTCCAGAGAAGAGCTGTTGAAGAATATGGTGTTCATTATATTAAAGGAATGGTTGGTAAAGTTTTTCCAAATGGAGAGAATCTTCAAGTTAATGCTATTGATGCTTCGACTGGAGAGACAGTTCAAATTGATGCAGATATAGTAGTGCTCGCTGCGGCAACTAAGGCCAAAGATGATGTAACTACAATTAAAAGAATATTAGGCATAAGTACAGATACAAATAATTTCTTTACAGAGGCTCATCCAAAACTTCGTCCTGTTGAGACTCATTCTGCAGGAATATTTCTAGCAGGAGCATGCCAAGGGCCAAAGGATATACCAGAGACAGTAGCACAAGCAAGTGCTGCAGCAGCAAAGGTAATTGGCGTATTAAGTAAGGATAAATTGGTTAATAATCCTTGCGTTTCAGAAGTAGATGAATCAATTTGTAGTGGATGCCTTGCGTGTACTAAAATATGTCCATATGATGCAATTTCATCAAAAACAATTGAAGTTAAAGAGAATGGAAATATAATTAATAAAATAGTTGCAAGTGTAAATGAAGCACTTTGTCAAGGATGTGGTGGATGTACTGTGGCTTGTCGTCCTGGTGCCATTGATCTTAAAGGATTTACTAATAAACAGATTTTAGCGGAGGTGGATGCAATATGTCGATAG
- a CDS encoding 4Fe-4S dicluster domain-containing protein, producing MKRVKIYSGKRSKELEQISQISGQRIQDCIQCGKCSASCPASEGMDILPHQVIRLLQTGELEKVIESKTIWSCASCFTCSERCPRDIDIANVLEAVRLIVIRRSGENRIKAEDVIKKIDDKMPQQAIVSVFRKYNK from the coding sequence ATGAAAAGAGTGAAAATATATTCAGGCAAAAGATCAAAAGAGTTAGAGCAAATTTCTCAAATTAGTGGGCAGAGGATACAAGATTGCATCCAGTGTGGAAAATGTTCAGCAAGTTGCCCTGCTAGTGAAGGTATGGATATTCTACCTCATCAGGTCATAAGATTACTTCAGACAGGAGAACTAGAAAAGGTTATAGAAAGTAAAACGATTTGGTCTTGTGCTTCATGTTTTACATGTTCTGAGCGTTGTCCTAGAGATATAGATATTGCAAACGTTTTAGAGGCAGTGAGACTTATAGTTATTAGGCGTTCAGGAGAAAATAGAATAAAAGCTGAAGATGTTATTAAAAAAATAGATGATAAAATGCCACAACAGGCAATAGTAAGTGTATTTAGAAAATACAATAAATAA
- a CDS encoding CoB--CoM heterodisulfide reductase iron-sulfur subunit B family protein, protein MKNMKYSYYPGCTLKTKAQELEKYALDSAKVLGFELEEQKEWQCCGAVYPMATDEIATKLSAVRSLASARDKGEKLVTLCAACHHVIKRVNEDMRSKEDIKSKVNNYLDLPKEYEGETQVLHYLEVLRDEIGFDELAKKVTNPLTNRKIGAYYGCLLLRPSSTMNFDDPENPSIIEDFITAIGGIPVIYPYRTECCGGYLCLEQKDLVNKMTDNIIQSAVKNGAEEIVTACPLCKYNLEISNDGAKDKLSITYFTELLAEALGVK, encoded by the coding sequence ATGAAAAATATGAAGTATAGTTATTATCCAGGTTGTACGTTAAAGACGAAAGCTCAGGAATTAGAAAAGTATGCACTAGATTCTGCAAAAGTCTTGGGATTTGAGCTAGAAGAGCAAAAAGAGTGGCAATGTTGTGGTGCGGTATATCCAATGGCCACTGATGAAATAGCTACTAAATTATCCGCTGTACGGAGCCTAGCATCAGCAAGGGATAAAGGTGAAAAGCTAGTCACTTTATGTGCAGCATGTCATCATGTGATTAAAAGAGTAAATGAAGATATGAGGAGCAAAGAGGATATAAAATCCAAGGTTAACAATTATTTAGACTTGCCAAAAGAATACGAGGGTGAGACACAAGTTCTTCACTATCTAGAGGTACTTAGAGATGAAATAGGATTTGATGAACTAGCTAAAAAAGTTACGAATCCTCTTACTAATCGTAAAATTGGCGCATATTATGGTTGTTTGCTCCTTCGTCCAAGTAGTACCATGAATTTTGATGATCCAGAAAATCCTTCTATTATAGAAGATTTTATAACAGCAATAGGAGGTATTCCAGTTATATATCCATATAGAACGGAATGTTGTGGAGGGTACCTTTGTTTAGAACAGAAGGATCTTGTAAACAAAATGACAGATAATATAATACAATCCGCTGTAAAAAATGGTGCAGAAGAAATTGTTACTGCATGCCCCCTTTGTAAATATAACCTAGAAATTAGTAATGATGGGGCAAAAGATAAACTATCTATTACCTATTTCACAGAACTTTTAGCAGAAGCTTTAGGTGTTAAATAA
- a CDS encoding LysR family transcriptional regulator gives MELRQLQYFQMVCQLNSITQAAKKLYVTQPSITNSIKNLEKELSCVLFDRSKKQLFPTVEGKVFLKRVDEILKLVDNATTEMKDYEDLKKGILTIGIPPMIGTFIFPIVFIKFKQLYPNIKLNIIEYGSIETRQMIENGDLDLGLIIGDAGNNILASLPILDSELLVCLKKEHPLRKKSTITFEDIKNEPIILLKEGFYIREKVLDRFKEKHIQPNVILSSNHLETVKGLITNGVGISFLLKEIVEDNDKITKIPLCNTIPIKIALVWRKNCCLSTVSKVFIDFLNANPLTTPENLD, from the coding sequence ATGGAATTAAGACAGTTACAATATTTTCAGATGGTTTGTCAATTAAATAGTATTACACAAGCTGCAAAAAAACTTTACGTAACCCAACCATCCATTACCAATTCCATTAAGAATTTAGAAAAAGAACTGTCCTGTGTACTCTTTGATAGATCTAAAAAGCAACTTTTTCCCACAGTTGAAGGAAAAGTTTTTTTAAAGAGAGTAGATGAGATTTTAAAATTAGTAGACAATGCCACTACAGAAATGAAGGATTACGAGGATCTTAAAAAGGGCATACTTACAATAGGCATCCCTCCAATGATTGGTACCTTTATATTTCCTATAGTTTTTATTAAATTCAAACAATTATATCCAAATATTAAACTAAATATTATAGAATATGGATCTATTGAAACAAGACAAATGATAGAAAATGGAGACTTGGATTTGGGTCTTATTATAGGTGACGCAGGTAATAATATACTAGCTTCCTTGCCTATTTTAGATAGCGAACTCTTAGTTTGCTTAAAAAAAGAACATCCCCTAAGAAAAAAGTCAACTATTACATTTGAAGATATTAAAAACGAACCTATTATCCTACTAAAAGAAGGCTTCTACATAAGGGAGAAGGTATTAGATCGTTTTAAAGAAAAGCATATTCAGCCTAATGTTATTTTATCATCCAACCACTTAGAAACCGTCAAAGGACTTATTACAAACGGGGTCGGCATATCTTTTTTATTAAAGGAAATTGTTGAAGATAATGATAAAATAACAAAAATTCCATTATGTAATACTATTCCTATAAAAATTGCTCTCGTTTGGAGGAAAAATTGTTGTTTATCCACTGTTTCAAAAGTATTTATAGATTTCTTAAATGCAAATCCCCTAACCACTCCTGAGAATTTAGATTAA
- a CDS encoding WG repeat-containing protein, with amino-acid sequence MNNENNLYPVKFKKRYGYINREGNVVIENKFNYAQEFEGDLAIVGIDNKYGFINKAGEFVIEPKYDEVMPFNEGLAAIKVGHKNGYINLSGKLIVEPKYEEANFFIEGRAAVKSGYMWGYIDSEGTEIVPPKYLDANDYSEGLAAVQIGGKIAYIDKDGKVIIDAIYDYANEFYSGIASVCSKGKYGYINKSGEIIIPLRYNVCDQFNEGLAAVEIREKYGYIDNAGDIIIKPEFEWAGKFYEGIAVICENEKYGCIDKSGNITIPTNFEDIDIISEGLIAAQIGDLWGYIDCLGEIIIDPIFEEAYEFTQGIARVEIGKRIGYINKLGEYIWKLQA; translated from the coding sequence ATGAACAATGAGAATAATTTATATCCTGTGAAATTTAAGAAAAGATATGGGTACATAAATAGAGAAGGTAATGTAGTTATAGAAAATAAATTTAATTATGCTCAGGAGTTTGAAGGGGACTTAGCGATAGTGGGTATAGATAACAAGTATGGCTTTATAAATAAGGCTGGAGAGTTTGTCATAGAGCCTAAGTATGATGAAGTTATGCCATTTAATGAAGGGCTTGCCGCAATAAAAGTAGGTCATAAAAATGGGTATATTAATTTAAGTGGAAAACTTATAGTTGAACCTAAATATGAGGAAGCTAATTTCTTTATTGAAGGAAGAGCTGCAGTAAAGAGTGGGTATATGTGGGGGTACATAGATAGTGAAGGTACAGAAATAGTGCCACCAAAATATTTAGATGCTAACGATTATAGTGAGGGATTAGCAGCAGTTCAAATAGGTGGTAAAATAGCATATATAGATAAGGATGGCAAAGTTATAATAGATGCAATTTATGATTATGCTAATGAATTTTACAGTGGAATAGCATCAGTTTGTTCTAAGGGAAAGTATGGGTATATAAACAAAAGTGGAGAAATAATTATACCGCTACGATATAATGTTTGCGACCAGTTCAATGAAGGATTGGCAGCAGTTGAGATAAGAGAAAAATACGGGTACATAGATAACGCGGGAGATATTATTATAAAACCAGAATTTGAGTGGGCAGGTAAATTTTATGAAGGTATAGCTGTAATTTGTGAAAATGAAAAATATGGTTGTATTGATAAAAGTGGTAATATTACAATACCAACAAATTTTGAAGATATAGATATTATAAGTGAGGGTTTAATTGCTGCTCAAATAGGAGATTTGTGGGGTTATATAGATTGTTTAGGTGAAATAATTATAGACCCAATTTTTGAAGAAGCCTATGAATTTACCCAGGGAATTGCAAGGGTTGAAATAGGTAAAAGGATTGGATATATCAATAAATTAGGAGAATACATTTGGAAATTACAAGCTTAG